A genomic window from Brassica oleracea var. oleracea cultivar TO1000 chromosome C8, BOL, whole genome shotgun sequence includes:
- the LOC106308578 gene encoding uncharacterized protein LOC106308578, with product MEVYIDDMLVKSLHASDHVSHLEEGLARLNSHNMKLNSAKCRFAIASGEFLGYMVTYRGIEDNPKQIDALIRMASPKNKRESEPVRRRLAKWAVELSEYGIEYRPRTSAKSQVLADVLVQLPTRTVTNKEPNSTWVLHVDGSSFKQVSGIEIRLTSPTREILEQSFRLEFHESNNEAEYEAFIAELRLADGLKIRNIHAYCDSQLVASQYSGEYEARDERMDAYLKLVQNLA from the exons ATGGAGGTCTATATTGATGACATGCTCGTCAAATCCCTTCATGCAAGCGATCACGTTTCTCATCTCGAAGAAGGTTTAGCACGGTTAAACTCACATAACATGAAACTTAACTCGGCTAAATGCAGGTTCGCCATAGCATCGGGCGAGTTCCTCGGTTACATGGTAACGTATCGCGGGATCGAAGATAATCCTAAACAGATCGATGCACTAATCAGGATGGCTTCTCCCAAAAACAAGCGGGAG TCCGAGCCAGTCAGGAGGAGACTAGCCAAATGGGCAGTCGAGTTAAGTGAGTACGGTATAGAATACCGACCAAGAACGAGTGCAAAATCCCAAGTACTCGCAGACGTTTTGGTACAGCTACCGACAAGAACCGTTACTAACAAGGAACCGAATTCAACATGGGTCCTTCACGTCGACGGATCGTCATTTAAGCAAGTATCGGGCATCGAAATTCGCCTCACATCACCAACCAGAGAAATCCTAGAACAATCGTTTAGACTGGAATTTCACGAGTCCAACAACGAGGCTGAATACGAAGCGTTCATTGCAGAACTACGATTAGCTGACGGATTGAAGATACGCAACATCCATGCCTACTGTGATTCTCAGCTAGTCGCAAGTCAATATAGCGGAGAATACGAAGCAAGGGATGAAAGAATGGATGCATATCTGAAACTGGTCCAGAATCTAGCTTAA
- the LOC106312379 gene encoding uncharacterized protein LOC106312379 produces the protein MKQCSLGIDGLRSSLSPSSIDSSSLTLSASKSEHEDSIFRDYTLDLSFLSSDDSLSRDVDTTTKERQEKTALLNPNPLVSKLPEMLIVSSTVAGDGELELSCANATENSSTDSEEDTPCWIGINSRETLASGGAICRRSTDDLSGFRRLNPLAPQFIPSNSIKILEKDEKNGSSSLKKSLSSDFPSSSGEFNLDDAASILADESLGFVSQDSVSRNEFQQSKRLDPLAPVFLPSNAKLTPSVHEAFETNAHSTSALTYSDNKSLGKVKIDTPSGEAGRIHISGSCNPWLESTVGLTESAKLGSSSNKSRGQRRLNPLAPQFSLSVTKPKAYSYEKYQAVDGSSSLKSPTADSNFGSTKWYAVEPNTTLSANGNQDFQHPFPFHVVETSAGSSSRNAKALSGGSSPKMDVMKLLTTIHGLSELLTLAHGSESSDSPEELDLINSTVQNLNMYIQNGIQEQSVVQHNSYDLQLLSNKSKLSIRDLQLPSTNNMTVDLGVTRKEKYSVVSGETFPDSGLYQYGVTKDEGFGQVVAKSGYQQNHQGEEQINPHALFYKSLWLKAEADRCLMVYETSLSNPGS, from the exons ATGAAGCAGTGTAGTCTTGGAATTGATGGTTTACGAAGCTCTCTCTCTCCGTCCTCCATCGATTCATCTTCTTTAACTCTCTCCGCTTCCAAATCTGAACACGAAGATTCTATCTTCCGTGATTATACTTTAGACCTCTCCTTCTTGTCCTCCGATGATTCTCTGTCTCGCGATGTGGACACAACAACCAAAG AAAGACAGGAAAAGACAGCCTTGCTAAACCCCAATCCACTTGTCTCGAAATTGCCAGAGATGCTGATTGTGTCCTCCACCGTTGCTGGCGATGGCGAGCTGGAACTGTCATGTGCCAACGCAACTGAAAATTCTTCTACAGACTCTGAGGAAGATACTCCTTGCTGGATAGGAATAAACTCTCGCGAGACTCTCGCCTCAGGTGGTGCCATTTGCAGGCGTTCTACGGATGATCTCAGTGGGTTTCGTAGATTGAATCCTTTGGCGCCACAGTTTATACCATCCAACTCTATCAAGATTCTTGAAAAGGATGAGAAGAATGGTTCTTCCTCTTTGAAGAAGTCTCTCTCTTCTGATTTCCCATCATCCTCAGGGGAATTCAACTTAGACGATGCTGCAAGCATCTTGGCAGATGAAAGTTTGGGTTTTGTATCTCAAGATAGCGTTTCTAGAAATGAGTTCCAGCAATCTAAAAGGTTGGATCCTTTGGCTCCTGTGTTCCTTCCCTCAAATGCAAAACTAACTCCTTCTGTCCATGAAGCTTTTGAGACAAATGCACATTCAACTTCTGCTCTTACTTATTCAGATAATAAGTCGCTAGGGAAGGTCAAGATTGATACACCTTCGGGAGAAGCTGGTCGTATTCATATATCAGGTTCGTGCAATCCTTGGCTTGAATCCACAGTTGGCCTTACGGAGTCTGCAAAACTAGGAAGCTCCAGCAACAAGTCTCGTGGTCAGAGGAGACTGAATCCATTGGCTCCTCAGTTCTCTCTTTCTGTTACCAAACCGAAAGCATATAGCTACGAGAAATACCAAGCCGTAGATGGAAGTTCTTCACTCAAATCTCCAACAGCGGACAGTAACTTTGGGTCTACTAAGTGGTATGCGGTGGAGCCAAACACTACACTTTCAGCGAACGGTAATCAAGATTTTCAGCATCCTTTTCCATTTCACGTGGTGGAAACTTCAGCGGGTTCGTCTTCAAGGAATGCGAAAGCTTTATCTGGTGGCTCATCTCCAAAGATGGATGTGATGAAACTACTTACAACGATCCATGGTCTGTCGGAGTTACTAACACTTGCACATGGTTCAGAATCCTCAGATTCACCGGAAGAGCTTGATCTCATTAACAGTACTGTACAGAATCTCAACATGTACATCCAAAATGGCATTCAGGAACAAAGCGTTGTACAACACAATTCATATGATCTACAGCTTTTATCTAACAAGAGTAAG CTATCGATTAGAGACCTTCAGCTTCCGAGCACAAATAATATGACCGTCGACCTTGGTGTTACAAGGAAGGAGAAATACTCTGTGGTCTCAGGGGAGACGTTTCCAGATTCTGGTTTGTATCAATATGGTGTGACCAAAGATGAGGGCTTTGGTCAG GTTGTGGCTAAAAGTGGTTACCAGCAGAATCATCAAGGCGAGGAGCAGATTAACCCGCATGCACTGTTCTATAAAAGCTTATGGCTAAAGGCTGAAGCAGACAGGTGTTTGATGGTATACGAGACTTCTCTTTCGAATCCTGGTTCTTGA
- the LOC106309932 gene encoding caffeic acid 3-O-methyltransferase 1 yields MEEENLSLYAMILSSSSALPMILKTAIDLGLFDILSESGPSSPLSASQIMSLLSTQTQKQHDSTLLNRILRCLASYSILTCSVSTDQGEPREVYRLAPVAKYFTKNRDGGGSLAPLVNLFQDKVVTDIWYDLKDCVLEGGLPFNKAHGASAAELVGRDSRFREVFQSSMKGFNEVFMEEVVNKYKGYDGVNSLVDVGGGDGSILRKIISKHPHILKAINFDLSSVIKNTSSASPGIENVAGDMFTSIPKGEAIFMKWMLHSWDDEHCVKILSNCYQSLPSTGKVIVIDMVIPDFPGGTLLDRSLFQFEMFMMSMNPSGKERTKKEFEVLARLAGFSSVQVPFTSLCFSVVEFHKTL; encoded by the exons ATGGAAGAAGAAAACCTTTCTTTGTACGCCATGATCCTATCAAGCTCCTCTGCTCTTCCTATGATTCTGAAGACAGCAATAGATCTTGGCCTCTTCGACATCCTATCCGAATCTGGCCCTTCTTCTCCCCTCTCTGCTTCTCAGATCATGTCTCTCTTGTCTACTCAAACACAAAAACAACACGATTCAACTTTACTCAATCGGATTCTTCGATGTTTAGCGAGCTATTCCATACTCACGTGCTCTGTTTCCACTGACCAAGGTGAGCCACGTGAGGTCTACCGCTTAGCTCCTGTTGCCAAGTACTTCACCAAGAACCGAGACGGAGGTGGCTCGTTGGCTCCGTTGGTTAATCTGTTTCAGGACAAGGTCGTGACTGACATCTG GTACGACCTTAAAGACTGTGTTCTTGAAGGAGGACTTCCATTCAACAAGGCTCATGGTGCAAGTGCAGCCGAGTTGGTAGGCAGAGATTCTAGATTCAGAGAAGTGTTCCAAAGCTCCATGAAAGGTTTCAATGAAGTTTTCATGGAAGAAGTTGTGAATAAGTACAAGGGCTATGATGGTGTGAATTCGCTGGTGGATGTTGGTGGTGGAGATGGCTCTATTCTCCGTAAAATAATCTCCAAGCATCCTCACATCCTCAAAGCTATTAACTTTGATTTGTCCTCTGTTATCAAAAACACTTCATCAGCTTCTCCAG GCATTGAGAATGTTGCTGGGGACATGTTTACAAGCATTCCTAAAGGAGAAGCCATTTTCATGAAG TGGATGCTCCATAGCTGGGACGATGAGCATTGCGTGAAGATACTCAGCAACTGTTATCAGTCGTTACCGTCAACTGGTAAGGTGATTGTGATCGATATGGTAATCCCGGATTTTCCAGGAGGTACACTCTTGGACAGAAGCTTGTTCCAGTTTGAGATGTTCATGATGAGCATGAACCCATCTGGGAAAGAAAGAACAAAGAAAGAATTCGAGGTCTTAGCTCGCCTCGCTGGATTTTCTAGTGTCCAAGTTCCATTTACATCTCTCTGTTTCTCTGTTGTGGAATTCCACAAGACTTTGTGA